Part of the Sphaerochaeta associata genome is shown below.
GAGTCGTTCAGGCTCCCGATGTGCAGCTTTGAGAATGAAAAAAACAGAGCCCGTCTCTATGCAGAGCTTGATGCATTGGAAGAGATCGGGGCGATTACAAGGAGATAGCATTCATGGCAACGATAAATACCAATTACCAAAAGCTTGCAAGCGGGTACCTCTTTCCCGAGATCGCCCGCCGAACGAGTATCTGGCAAAAAGCCCATCCTGGAGTGCCTGTACTGCGTCTGGGCATCGGCAATACCACCGAGGCCCTTCCAGAGGCAGTCTGCAGTGCAATGAAGGAGAAGGTTGATTCCCTCTCCGACCGCAGCACCTATACCGGCTACGGCGATGAGCAAGGGGATACCTACCTGCGCGAAGCCTTGGTCGCCTACTACAAGCGGTACGGGGTGGAACTTGAGAGCACCGAGTTCTTCGTGAGCGATGGAGCTAAAAGTGATGCAGCCAATATTCAGGACATCTTTGGGGAGAACAACATCGTTGCCATCCAGGATCCTGCCTACCCGGTTTATGTGGACAGCAATGTCGTCGGTGGCCGTACAGGACGCTTCAACAAGGAGAAGGGGTGTTACGACGGCTTTGTCTACCTTGCCAGCACCGAGGAGAATGGATTCATCCCAGAGCCACCGAAGCAGAAGGTCGATTTGATCTACCTGTGCAGCCCGAATAATCCCACCGGTGCTGTGGCGACCTATGACCAGCTGAAAGCATTTGTCGACTATGCCAGGGAACATAAGAGCGTTATCATTTTTGATAGTGCCTACAGTGAATACATCACCGAAGCCGGATACCCTCGTTCCATCTATGAAGTGGAAGGAGCGAAGGAGTGTGCCATCGAGATCAACAGTTTCTCCAAGTTCTCCGGTTTTACCGGCGTACGGCTTGGTTGGACCATTGTGCCGAAAGCCCTTTGCTGCGAGGATGCCCCTCCTGCAGTGCTGAACGCCATGTGGAACCGCCGACAGTGCACCTTCTTCAATGGTGCAAGCAATATTGCCCAAAAAGGCGGGTATGCAGCATTGTCGGGTGAAGGGTATGAGCAGAGCAGGGCACTGGTAGCCTACTACCTGGAGAACGCCAGGATTATCCGTGAAGGGCTTTCAAAGGTGGGCTTGACGGTCTATGGTGGAGTAAACAGCCCCTATATCTGGGCGAAGACTCCCAAGGGTATGGAGAGCTGGGATTTCTTCGACCTGTTGCTCGATACCTGCCATGTTGTGGTGACACCGGGAAGCGGCTTCGGTCCTGCCGGGAGGTCTTATGTCCGGGTTTCTTCATACGGCCATCGCGAACAGGTCGTACAGGCAATGCAAATGATTGAGGAGAATTTGAAGATATGAGTGAGAAGAAACTGCCTATCGGCCATGGTCAGATGCTCGAGTTGGCCTCCCATATGGAAACCCCCTTCTATTTGTATGATGAGACGGCCATCATCGAGCACGCACGAAGATTTAGGAAACTGTTTGCCTGGGCGCCGGGCTTTTGCAACTACTATGCAGTGAAGGCCTGTCCGAACCCTGCAATCCTCAAGCTCCTCGCTCAAGAAGGCTTTGGTGCAGATTGCTCGTCGTTGCCTGAGCTGTTGCTCAGCAAGGCAAGCGGGATAACCGGGAAAAAGATCATGTTCACCAGCAACGACACCCCGCCCGAAGAGTTCAAGGCCGCTTATGAAGCGGGGGCGATCATCAATTTGGATGATATTACGCACATCGAGGCACTCGAGCAGGCGGCGGGAACACTGCCCGATACCATCTGCTTCAGATACAATCCAGGGCCGGACAGGACAGGCAATGCCATTATCGGCAACCCTGTTGAGGCAAAGTACGGGGTGACCACCTCCCAGATCGTCGATTGTTATAAGATTATGAAGGAGAAGGGAGTCAAGCACTTCGGCCTGCACACCATGGTCGCTTCCAACGAATTGGACGGGACCTACATTGTTGAAACAGCGCGCATGCTCTTTGCCCTTGCAATCCGCATCCAAAAGGAGGCGGGGGTTCGCATCGAGTTCATCGATATGGGCGGGGGCATCGGCATACCCTACCGCCCAGACCAAGAGGTGATGGACTTGGCGAAGGTAAGCTCGGAAATGCAGGAACTTTACCAGGGCATGATTGTTCCCGCCGGCCTCGATCCTCTTCAGATTGTGTTTGAGTGCGGACGGGTGATGACCGGTCCGTATGGATACCTGGTCAGCAAAGTCCTGCATGTGACGAAGAAGTATAAGGACTATGTGGGTCTCGATGCTTCGATGGCCAATCTCATGCGTCCGGCCCTGTACGGGTCCTACCATCATATCACCGTGGTGGGAAAGGACAAGATGCCTTGCGACCATACCTACGATGTGACCGGTTCACTGTGTGAGAACAACGACAAGTTTGCCATCGACCGCAAGCTTCCCGAAGTCAAAAAAGGTGATGTGGTCGTCATCCACGATGCAGGGGCCCACGGTCACAGCATGGGGTTCAATTATAACGGGAAACTTCGCTGTGCCGAGTATATGCTTAAACGTGACGGCTCGGTGGTTATGATCCGCAAAGCACAGACCTGCGATGATTATTTTTCCACCCTTCGTTTTGATGGCGCGGAGGTGGTGATTTGATACACCGTTTTCCGATTCGGGTGTATTACAGCGATACCGACTGTGGTGGCATTGTCTACCACGGCCGGTACCTTGATTTTGCAGAGCATGCACGCACTGAGATGCTGCGGGAACTAGGGGGCAAACAGAATGTCAGCGGTTCCCATACCAGTCTCTTGGAGTCGGAGGGGCTGGTCTTTGTCGTCAAATCGATATCGGTGGACTACCAAAGCCCGGCCCGTCTTGACGACCTCTTGGAAGTACAGACCACCCTCGAAAGCGCAAAACGCTTTTCCATCGTCTTCCGCCAGACTGTCCTTCGCGACGGGCTGAGCCTGTGCGTTCTTCTGGTCAAGGTGGCTTCCATCAATATGCAGACGCACCGTCCGATGCCGCTTCCTGCATGGTTTGTCCCCGCCTTCACATCCGCTACCTAGGCATGTCAAGGAGAATGGTTGAGGAGCCGAGGCTTCCCAATCGTTCGTGGTTGACGATGACATCATAGCGATGCACCCCGGCGAGCGGGAAGCTGGTGAAGTCGGCATTTGCCTCTTGGACCAGGATACCTTCGCAATACCAATCAATCTGCAGGCTGTCGACGTTGACTCCTTCGGGGAGGTTGTTCGGCGTATAGCTGAGCGTAACCTCATCGCCTGCCTTCGCCTCGGCCGGACTTGCAGTGATGATGCCTTCGATGGGAAGCATGGTGTTGTTCACAACCATGATGGTGTAGGCGGTACTGAGGTCGCCGATGACAAGTTCTGTGCTTCCACTGCTGGTCACCCCGTCCAGGATTCTCAAGGCATGGGTGGCTCCACTGACCAGGACATTCTGGCTGTAGAGCTGTACTTTAAGGAAGTAGGAGCCGGCGGGAAGTGTCTTTGCCAGGGTGACTGTCCCCTCGGTTGTGTTCAATGCTCCAACATTCAGGGCAACGGTTGTTCCATTTTGGTCGAAGAGCTGGGCTTCAAGACGAACGTCGGAGGCCACCTGATCGGGATCCCAGGAGAATTGGATGCTCAAGCTGCCTTCACCGACAAGCTCGGTAAGCTGCAATGTTGCTTCATTGGTAACCGAAGAGAGCAGGGTTGTCAGATTTCCGCTGACCAGTGCGACTCCTGAACTGTTGGATCCCACTGCATGCAGCGTCCAGGTGCCGATGGTCAGGTTCCCGATTTCAACAACCTGATCTGTAGATTGCACGTCGATGGTCTGGCCTTTCGGTCCTGTTCCCGTGATTCTCACCGATGCAATGGTCAGCTCTTCTGCAGTCGGCAGCAGGCTGCGTGATGTCCGAAACCTCTCTGAGGCAAGGTTCAGTCGTAAGGTGGTGCTTGTAGCCTCGCCGCTGTTCTCACACCCAATGACCAAGGCGAGCAACAGTATCAGTCCAAGCAGGGGCAATGTTCGATGTTTCATGCGATATCTCCTCAATTTGTGATGCTAACCAAGGAGCAAAGCCTGATGGTTTGCTTCACAATCCCCCTAGGCTTGACTTGTACTCTCGTCTATACTACAGCACAGGGAGTATGAAATCATGATTACCATCTACAGCCGTCCACTTGAACAAACGCTTCCGGTCAGCCTGATTCCGCTTTGGGGTGAGTATGAGGGTGTGCAGGCCTCTGTGCGCATGATGTGGGAAAACAAAATGTTGAGGTTGCGCTATCAGGTCAGGGAGCCCCAGCTCAGACGCATGGTGACCGAGCACAACGGCAGGGTCTGGGAAGACAGCTGTGTTGAGGTTTTCTTGCAGCGGGAAGGCCGGGCAGAGTATGTGAATGTCGAGTGCAGCGCCAGTACCAGCATTTTGGTCGGCAGGGGGGAAGGACGGGCGAACCGTACGTTGTTCCCGCTTGAATTCATCAATGCAATCGAACACTCGGTCGAGATTTTGGAAAATTCCAACAAACAGAGCCGTTGGACCCTTGATGTGAGCCTTCCTCTGGTTTCCTTGGGCCTGGTGGAAGAAGGCGAGGACATCAAGGCGGTGCAGCTGAAGGGGAATTTCTATTGCTGCGGCGATAAGCTTGCCAAGCCTCACTTTCTTGCTGTTTCAGAAATTGGTACGCTGAAGCCGGATTTCCATGCTCCGTCGTTTTTCTGTCCTATACGGTTTGCCTGAAAACCAGGAGTTGCGCAATGGCCTCAGGGCTTGTTCGAATTAGGGTTGAATGCCTCTTCTCCTGAGAGCAACGTGCCATCCAGGAGTTTGCTGAGGGCCAAGTGCGCCAATTGCTGGCCGAAGACGGCGGTGACGGTGGGAAGGCTTCCCAGTACGTTGCGCTTTCTTCCCCTGTCGATGATTTGCTCATTGAAGTCAGCGTGTTCTTCTTCCTCAGGCTTTCTGTAGGTGAATTGGACCAACTCTGGGCTGTAGATGACATCGATTCCCCTTCCAACACCTCTTTTTCTGAGGTTTGTCCGCACAGCTCGTGCCAACGGGCAGCCATAGGTATCCATCAGGTCGGCTTTTCTTACTAAAAACGGGTCACGTCTGAGGGCCGCCCCCATGCTGCTGATCACCGGTATGTTGCGATTGTATGCCTCCTGCAGCAAGGAGCATTTGGGATTCAACGAGTCGATGGCATCGATGACGAGGTCTATGTCGCCTTCCAGGATTTGGCCGAGCGTCTCTTGTTGCACGAAGAGGGGAAGAGCCTCCAATTTGCAGTCGGGGTTGATCGCCTTCACCCGCTCTGCGGCCACCTCGGTCTTCAACCTGCCCAGACTATCGTAGGTTGCAAGAATCTGTCGATTGAGGTTGGTGATGCCTACGGTGTCGAAATCGACGATTCGAATAGTACCGATGCCGCTGCGTACCAAGGACTCGAGGCACATGCCTCCCACAGCCCCCAGTCCCACCAGTACGACATGTTTCTCATGCAAGGAGTGGACGACATTTTCACCGAGAAGTCTGGTTATGCGTAAGAATTGCTCTGATTTCATCGTTGTGTTTCTCCAGTTGTTCTTCACTGCAGCCGCTGAGGCTGCAAAAGGCTTGTATGTGCTCGGTAAACATCCGCTCATAATCTCCTTCATCGCCAGTAAAGTCGGATTCCAAAGCGAAGGGCAGCGTTTTGATGTGCTGCATGTGCCCAACAAGACGACTGTTGTAGATATTCGGACCATAGGAGGGGATGACGCCGTAGCCTACCGCTTCCTTGATCGTTTCGATGCTTGCCGTACAGCCGTGCCACAAAAGCGGCGGAAGTCTTCTACGCTGGGCCCTGAGCAGCGAGAGAAGCAAGCCGTCCTCCCGTACACAGTGCAGGCTGATGCTTCGCCCCAGCTCGAAGCCGATGTGCAGTATTTCTGCAAGGAAAGCCAGCTGGCCCTCCCTGTCGGGAGAGCGACGGTCCAAGCCGACCTCTGCAATTAAAAATCCGGGATTCGCCACCAGATGGTCATAGAGTACAGTGGCATCAAAAGGAAGTTCTGAAGGCAGGACTCCAATGCCACCGAGCGCCAAGAGCCCCCTGTGCTGCAACCTCGGCCATTCGGAAGGCTTGCTGGTGGCATAGAGTGCATTCTTTGTTGCTTGCTCGTTGGAAAGGTGTCGGTGGGCGTCAAACATGTCTTATCGTACGGCTGGGGAAGCAGGAGGTCAAGCTAGACCAGAAGAGCCAGATACGTCACCCCGATGGAGAGCAGGATGGGAATCACCATCCCCCGCCTCTTGTAAGCGAATATTGATGCGGCGGCGATGCCGAGCAATCCTGCGTACCAGCTTTCGTTGTAGTCGAGGATGACTGAGGGGAAAATGAGGGGACCGAGGGCTGCTATCGGCAGCAGCCTGAGGCTCTTGGAGAGAAACTTCGGCAGACGGTCGAGAAACGTTGCGTAATAGGGCAGGGCGCGTACCAGAAAAGTGGCTGCGGCGCTGAGCAGGATGGGAACGAGGAATGGATGGCTTTCAGTCATACGTACTCCTGGACTTCTTCGGTGATCGCCGCACCGATGAAACTGGCGGCAAGCATGGAGATGACGAATGCCCAACCGACGCCAAGGTCGAAGAATACAATGAGGATGCTGTTGAGAACAGCCGATATTGCAGCAATCAAAAGTACTTTGGAGCCTTTCTGGCGGAACTCCTGGGCAAGAAGGGAGCTGAACATGGCATACAGGGTGACGCCGACAGCCAGCTGCAAAGCCGTGGGGAGAACCATGCCGACCAAAAACCCTGCGGCGGTTCCACTTACCCAGCCTGCATAGGCTGTCAGCTCCAGACCTGCCAGATAGTGTTTTGTTATGGGTTGGTTATGGAGTACCGCAACACTGAAAACCTCGTCAGTGGTACCATGGGCGAGCAGCGGCCGCTGCCAGCCTCCGATTCCCTTTTCCAGGTTGCGTGAAAGTTCAGCGCCCATGAAGGAGTACCGAAGGTTGACCAAGAGGACGCTGATGAAGATTTCGGCGAGTATGGCCCCTTTTCCCATGAGATTTGCTGCAAGAAACTGGCCGCTTCCGGCAAAATTGGTGAGTGAGAAGAGCACAGCCTCCCAGATTCTCAGTCCCAGATCCCTGCACACCAACCCGAAAGCCATTGCGGTCGGGAAGTATCCAACAAAGATGGGAAAGCCCTCTTGGCAGCCTTGTTTGAAGGTAAGTTCTGGTTGCATGAGCGTCAGAGTATTCTTTTACACCCTTTCTTGCAAGCCTTGGGTGTGCTATCATACCTTACTTTCGGAGGTGCCTATGGCTGTTTATCTTGCAAATACCGGCTTGGAGATTTTGCTTAAAGACGGGTCTCTCGACCAGAAACAAATGCTCGCTTGGTTCGAGGATGCTGTACGAATTCCCACCAGCTATGGGTTTTATGCCACCAAGGTGCTCGATAGCGGGCTTACCCTGGTGTACCGCGTGCTTGCCAAGGGTGCAGATATGGAGATCGCCGGCCTGGATATGCATATGAGCGGTCGTTGTCTATGGTCGGCCAAACCCTTGGTACGCATCGGAGAGACAGAAGCCCTCTCGATTACCCTGCTCATGACCAACCCCTCGGAGCGAAGTGCATTTATTGCAACGCTTGTTCATGCAGCAACCTTGGACCATATTGATGAGGATTCCATTCTCAATCTGCAGGTCTGTGCATTCCCTCAAGCCCTTGATGCCTTTGACAGCCGTCAGGCGTATGAGGATGTGACCGATGAGAAGGGAAGGTTGGAGGACAAGAAGCTTCTGCCGTTCAATTACATCATGGCGCGTGATGAAAGCCTCAGTGATGAGGACCGCCAGAAGTTCGCCAAACAGGAGCAGATGGTTCTGCTCTGCGGTCCGGTTCTGGCGGTTCAGCAGCGAGTACATGGTTTTCGTGATACGCAGTGCATGGTGGCGACCATTGCAACGGAGATGGGGCATCTGGACCTGGTTTACTCGGCCAAGCAGCTGGCCAAACCCCTTCAGAAAGGCTCCTATGTGGTTGCCAGCTGTGTGATCAGTGCTGATGTGTTGACCGACTAGAACCGTTTGACCCACGCATGGCAATACGGTTGTGAACCCTTGCGTACGTAGTAATCCTGATGATACTCCTCGGCAGGGTAGAAGATTGCCGCCCCCCTGAGCGTGGTTGCAATCTTCAATCCTTTTGCTTCGAGAATCTCGATCAGGCGGACTGCGGTATCGAACTCGCTTCTGCTGCGATAGAAAACCGCTGAGAGGTACTGGTTGCCGATATCCGGGCCCTGCCCGTCGGTCTGCGTCGGGTCATGGATTTCGAAAAAGAACTTTGCCAGATCTTCATAACTTACTTCCAGTGGATTGTAGTACACCTTCACTGCTTCCAGGTGTCCGCTCGTATGAGTCAGCACATCCTGATAGGTGGGATCGGCCAACGTTCCCCCGGTATACCCGCTCACTGCAGAGTACACTCCCTTCTTCTGTTCAAAGAGGTGTTCAACCCCCCAGAAACAACCTCCCGCGAAAACCGCCTCGGCAACGGGTGTTTCCTGACGGAAAACCAGGGAGATGGAATTGACGCAGTGACGGGTATTCTTCTCGGTGAATCGTTCGCCGGTAAACACATGACCCAGGTGACCTTGGCAGGTTGCACAGACAATTTCAGTCCTGCTTCCGTCGGCGTCGGGATAACGCAGGACGGCATTGGGGATTTCATCATCGAAGGACGGCCAACCGCAACCCGAGTGGAACTTGCTCTGTGAGCTGTACAACGGCGAGTTGCACCACCTGCAGTAGTAGGTTCCCTCTTCCTCGGTATCGGTATAGGCGCCGGTGAAAGCTCGTTCGGTTCCCTTGTTGATTATGACCTGGGACTCCTGGGCATTGAGTGTATTCCTAAGGCTCTGGTCCAGTGGTTGAAAAGTAAAGCGTTGTTGGGTTGTTGCCATGGTTTCCTCTATAAGCGGTTGTGCTTGGGCTTTTGGTCTGATGATAACGATGATGACGGCTAGAATGAGTATGATGATCAGCAGTACAAGGTAGCGACTCATAAGCATCCTCCTTCTGGGTTTACCAGAATTTGAGTAGAATCGGGGGGACCTTTTGCTGGTACGCCTGATACGCAGGATATTTGCTCTTTGTAATACTCTCGGTGAAGATGGTCGATCCGATGAACAGCAAGGTCAGAAGAAGCGGACCTATAAGCGTGTAATGAAGCAGCGATTGCGAGAATGATACGCAAAACAGGTAGATGGAGAACCACACGCCAAGCTCTCCAAAGTAGTTGGGATGACGGCTGAATCTGAACAAGCCGGAGGTCCTGAATCCCCGTTCGTAATCTTCTGCATGCTCCTCAACCCTGGGCAGCAGGTTATACTTTGCCTGTTGGAATGTGTATTGCTGTTGGTCTGCAAGTGTCTCGATGCCCAGACAGAGGGCGAACATCAGGATTGCTGCAAACGAAAGAGGTGTGAAGGTTGGGTTTGAAGGCTCGACAAGCAGTACCAGCGGACTGGTGAAAGCGATGAAGAGCATCTGTTGGTAGCAGGCGATGAAGAGGAAATTGAAGATCAGCCACAACACCGGATTGTTGATTCTCTCCCTGAGAATCGTCCAGCGGTAGTCCTCCTCGCCGCTGTAGCCTCCCCGACGGGCGAAGTTGAATGTGAGTCTCGCCCCCCAAAGGGTGATGAGCACCGATACGGTGACAGCAGGTGCATTCAGCCCGGCGGAGAATGCATACATCCAAGCAAGAGCAACAGGGAGTGTGCTCCAAAGCCGGTCCGTCCATGAGTAGTCTCCGGTGATCAGGGAGAAGAGAAAGGTGACAACAATCGAGCAGGCGGTGATGACGCCTGCTTTAACCAAGGGAGCTGTATCGAAAGATGCCTGCATGAGCGTGAAAGCGATACAGGCGGCGATGATGATGAAAAACAGAAGGATGCTTGTCTTTGTTGCTTTCATGCACTCACTATAGCAAAGCGGGCTCCAGGTCGGCAAGCTAATTGATCAGCTCCCTCAAGAGATAGGCCAAATCGCCGCTTTGGATCAACTGCCACAAGGAAAGGCCCGTCTGCACCAAACCGACTACGAGAAATATGATATGCAACGCAACGATGTCCTGAAGAATCACACACTGGATGACAATCCATGCACTGAGAGCGAATCCCAGGGCGAAGCTGGCGAGTGTTCCGACGATTGAATACCGCCAGACCAAAATACTGCATACGATGTTTCCCAACCCTATGAGGCCGAAGAGGAACAACCCAGGGATGAAATAGGATGTGAAAGGGGAGTTCTCCAAAAGGGAGAGGGGTGCTCCAAGGGGGTTGTAGATATCTGAAAGGCATCCATACCCTCCGGCCATGCCTCCGATTCCTACGATGCTGTGAAGAATGAAGAGTGTCTTTCGAATCCGGTTCATGCCTATTGCGCCTTTTTCATAGCATCCTCGATGGCTTTGAGGATGACGATGCTGCTGTATGTTGCACCACTGATGGTATCGACATCCAGCTTCTGTTCGGTCAAGACCGGGGCCAGGATTGCCTCCGCCGGCTGACCCTGTCCGCTTCTGTGTTCCAACAGTTGAAGATCGGAAATGGTTCCTTCCTTGATTGTTGCAGCAACCTTCACTTTGACAGGAAACATTGCAAAGCCGCCCTCATAGGTTCCATCCTTGATGGAAGACAGAGGCGGTGTAACAACAGAAAGGTCTTTCAGCCCTTCCAGGTTCCTCTGTACACGCTTGAAGGTGATTTGTCCAGCGATGATCAGAATTATCAAGCCGGCTACGATGATCAATGCAATGAATACTCCCTTAGGCATATCGGCTCCTCCCCGTTGCAACCATATACCAATTCAGTGTTGCATTGAAGCCATGAATACCTACATTTGTAGTATATTGTACAGCAATAATCGGACATGTAACTATGAGGCAAGAATTATTACTCGATCAATCAGGAGTTACTTTTTCTAGCTATCCAGGTAAGGGTGGTGTAGTTGCGCTGCTGCACGGTTCCCCCGTCCAACAAACGAAGAGCCAAATCCATGATATTTTGCCCGTAAGCTTCGGGATTGTAGTGAACACACCCAAGTATTGGAGAGTGACCTATTTTCATAAGTTCTTCGATTTGCTTCGTATAATTATGCCCGACAATGATTGTGTTCGTACTTTCCCGATATTGCAGGATCAACTCATATGATGCAAGCAGATGCCTCAGGTTGAAAGCGAGGATGAGCATTGGCTCCTCATTGGGCGTCTGTTTGAGTAACTTGACCAATGCTTGGGTTGGATTGATATCCGGGTGCCCCCATTCGATGGTATGAATCGTTTCAGGTAGTCTGGATACATTCTTCTGCAAGTGTTCCAATGCGCTCGATATTCGTAGTTTCGTTATCGGTTCATAGCCAAATTTGCCAAGAACCAGCAGATGGTCTACGCTGCTATTCCAGTGTTCATTGATATAGTGAGAAGCCTGCTCTCCGGCGATCCTTCCTGCACAGGCGTTGTCAGCCCCGAAGTAGATGCTTCCCGGTGCCATGTAGTCTACGGAAATGAGCCGGATATTGTGTGAAAGGCACTTCTCTCCGATATACATCAAAGACTCCATGCACAAGCTGTAATCTATCACCAAGTCCACACTCTCTTGGAGAAGCAGATTCAGTGCCTGTACTGCTGAAGCATAATCACCATCACACTCCCTGATGACCAGGGAGACGTACTTACATGCGGATGTTGCTTCCAGTAGGCTGTTGTGTACTGACTGAACAAAGTAGTTTCGGTCCTTGTTGACCAAGAATCCGATGCGGTATTGATGTTTGCGTACATTCCGATATGTGTAATCAGGACCGCAGATAATCAATGGATCCTGACGGGAAAAGAGTAAGCTCGCTCGATACCTGCCGATACCGTCATCGATAAGGACTTCCTGAATTTTTGCGAGGTATCGTTTGTACGGAAAAGGAAGCTTGCCTTGGATGTCCAGGAAGTGGGAATCCAGAATCACGTAGATTTTTTCAGCCTGACGGCATACAGCTTCGATGGTTGCAAGGTCTTCGTCCTCAGAGAGGAAGAAAGTGTTGCCAGCATAGGAACTGCAGCAGATGAAAGCCTTGTTGATTATCAATGAATTGGGAAGACCTTGATGATTGGAGAGGGAAAATCGTTGTTTTTCCATACTTAAGGCGGAACCGGTGACCTGTATCGGATATGCATACCTGTTTTTCCGC
Proteins encoded:
- a CDS encoding diaminopimelate decarboxylase, translating into MSEKKLPIGHGQMLELASHMETPFYLYDETAIIEHARRFRKLFAWAPGFCNYYAVKACPNPAILKLLAQEGFGADCSSLPELLLSKASGITGKKIMFTSNDTPPEEFKAAYEAGAIINLDDITHIEALEQAAGTLPDTICFRYNPGPDRTGNAIIGNPVEAKYGVTTSQIVDCYKIMKEKGVKHFGLHTMVASNELDGTYIVETARMLFALAIRIQKEAGVRIEFIDMGGGIGIPYRPDQEVMDLAKVSSEMQELYQGMIVPAGLDPLQIVFECGRVMTGPYGYLVSKVLHVTKKYKDYVGLDASMANLMRPALYGSYHHITVVGKDKMPCDHTYDVTGSLCENNDKFAIDRKLPEVKKGDVVVIHDAGAHGHSMGFNYNGKLRCAEYMLKRDGSVVMIRKAQTCDDYFSTLRFDGAEVVI
- a CDS encoding YbgC/FadM family acyl-CoA thioesterase, producing MIHRFPIRVYYSDTDCGGIVYHGRYLDFAEHARTEMLRELGGKQNVSGSHTSLLESEGLVFVVKSISVDYQSPARLDDLLEVQTTLESAKRFSIVFRQTVLRDGLSLCVLLVKVASINMQTHRPMPLPAWFVPAFTSAT
- a CDS encoding carbohydrate-binding family 9-like protein produces the protein MITIYSRPLEQTLPVSLIPLWGEYEGVQASVRMMWENKMLRLRYQVREPQLRRMVTEHNGRVWEDSCVEVFLQREGRAEYVNVECSASTSILVGRGEGRANRTLFPLEFINAIEHSVEILENSNKQSRWTLDVSLPLVSLGLVEEGEDIKAVQLKGNFYCCGDKLAKPHFLAVSEIGTLKPDFHAPSFFCPIRFA
- a CDS encoding tRNA threonylcarbamoyladenosine dehydratase — translated: MKSEQFLRITRLLGENVVHSLHEKHVVLVGLGAVGGMCLESLVRSGIGTIRIVDFDTVGITNLNRQILATYDSLGRLKTEVAAERVKAINPDCKLEALPLFVQQETLGQILEGDIDLVIDAIDSLNPKCSLLQEAYNRNIPVISSMGAALRRDPFLVRKADLMDTYGCPLARAVRTNLRKRGVGRGIDVIYSPELVQFTYRKPEEEEHADFNEQIIDRGRKRNVLGSLPTVTAVFGQQLAHLALSKLLDGTLLSGEEAFNPNSNKP
- a CDS encoding TatD family hydrolase; translated protein: MFDAHRHLSNEQATKNALYATSKPSEWPRLQHRGLLALGGIGVLPSELPFDATVLYDHLVANPGFLIAEVGLDRRSPDREGQLAFLAEILHIGFELGRSISLHCVREDGLLLSLLRAQRRRLPPLLWHGCTASIETIKEAVGYGVIPSYGPNIYNSRLVGHMQHIKTLPFALESDFTGDEGDYERMFTEHIQAFCSLSGCSEEQLEKHNDEIRAILTHNQTSR
- a CDS encoding AzlD domain-containing protein; this encodes MTESHPFLVPILLSAAATFLVRALPYYATFLDRLPKFLSKSLRLLPIAALGPLIFPSVILDYNESWYAGLLGIAAASIFAYKRRGMVIPILLSIGVTYLALLV
- a CDS encoding AzlC family ABC transporter permease, translated to MQPELTFKQGCQEGFPIFVGYFPTAMAFGLVCRDLGLRIWEAVLFSLTNFAGSGQFLAANLMGKGAILAEIFISVLLVNLRYSFMGAELSRNLEKGIGGWQRPLLAHGTTDEVFSVAVLHNQPITKHYLAGLELTAYAGWVSGTAAGFLVGMVLPTALQLAVGVTLYAMFSSLLAQEFRQKGSKVLLIAAISAVLNSILIVFFDLGVGWAFVISMLAASFIGAAITEEVQEYV
- a CDS encoding bifunctional methionine sulfoxide reductase B/A protein: MSRYLVLLIIILILAVIIVIIRPKAQAQPLIEETMATTQQRFTFQPLDQSLRNTLNAQESQVIINKGTERAFTGAYTDTEEEGTYYCRWCNSPLYSSQSKFHSGCGWPSFDDEIPNAVLRYPDADGSRTEIVCATCQGHLGHVFTGERFTEKNTRHCVNSISLVFRQETPVAEAVFAGGCFWGVEHLFEQKKGVYSAVSGYTGGTLADPTYQDVLTHTSGHLEAVKVYYNPLEVSYEDLAKFFFEIHDPTQTDGQGPDIGNQYLSAVFYRSRSEFDTAVRLIEILEAKGLKIATTLRGAAIFYPAEEYHQDYYVRKGSQPYCHAWVKRF
- a CDS encoding DUF1295 domain-containing protein — its product is MKATKTSILLFFIIIAACIAFTLMQASFDTAPLVKAGVITACSIVVTFLFSLITGDYSWTDRLWSTLPVALAWMYAFSAGLNAPAVTVSVLITLWGARLTFNFARRGGYSGEEDYRWTILRERINNPVLWLIFNFLFIACYQQMLFIAFTSPLVLLVEPSNPTFTPLSFAAILMFALCLGIETLADQQQYTFQQAKYNLLPRVEEHAEDYERGFRTSGLFRFSRHPNYFGELGVWFSIYLFCVSFSQSLLHYTLIGPLLLTLLFIGSTIFTESITKSKYPAYQAYQQKVPPILLKFW
- a CDS encoding FMN-binding protein; the encoded protein is MPKGVFIALIIVAGLIILIIAGQITFKRVQRNLEGLKDLSVVTPPLSSIKDGTYEGGFAMFPVKVKVAATIKEGTISDLQLLEHRSGQGQPAEAILAPVLTEQKLDVDTISGATYSSIVILKAIEDAMKKAQ
- a CDS encoding DeoR family transcriptional regulator: MEEMSQRQLALLKIITLRKFCTISDLAERLKLSRETIRKELVPLQKAGILIRERGKIRFCDTQQNAALLESSGVLSKEQRQARILQLLTEDKEVRISTLATKLKVSVLTIRNDLSALELKGKVLRKHGSAILFEPSISQGSSSDFSEYSSRANILAKHSIMHIKPDDTVFLDGGEVSQCVASSLPPLTNLSIWTNNLMILDVLRKNRYAYPIQVTGSALSMEKQRFSLSNHQGLPNSLIINKAFICCSSYAGNTFFLSEDEDLATIEAVCRQAEKIYVILDSHFLDIQGKLPFPYKRYLAKIQEVLIDDGIGRYRASLLFSRQDPLIICGPDYTYRNVRKHQYRIGFLVNKDRNYFVQSVHNSLLEATSACKYVSLVIRECDGDYASAVQALNLLLQESVDLVIDYSLCMESLMYIGEKCLSHNIRLISVDYMAPGSIYFGADNACAGRIAGEQASHYINEHWNSSVDHLLVLGKFGYEPITKLRISSALEHLQKNVSRLPETIHTIEWGHPDINPTQALVKLLKQTPNEEPMLILAFNLRHLLASYELILQYRESTNTIIVGHNYTKQIEELMKIGHSPILGCVHYNPEAYGQNIMDLALRLLDGGTVQQRNYTTLTWIARKSNS